Proteins encoded in a region of the Cetobacterium ceti genome:
- a CDS encoding sigma-70 family RNA polymerase sigma factor, whose product MIENSIVKKAQSGDPEAIAEIFEKYKKFILLRNKSYFLNGADREDLLQEGMIGLLKAIRAYDEDKNTSFNTFASLCIKRQIITAIKNYNSGKNKILNLATNGFYEGEESNISYEKKSLNFYTPEEIFLGKEKLNALGEYLQNNLSKMEQSIFKEMLLGINYIEIAQKTGREVKSIDNTIQRIKKKLKGFIEDYEINNNHLE is encoded by the coding sequence ATGATCGAAAATAGTATTGTTAAAAAAGCTCAAAGTGGGGATCCTGAAGCTATTGCTGAAATTTTTGAAAAATATAAGAAATTCATTCTACTACGAAATAAATCCTACTTTCTAAATGGAGCTGATAGAGAAGATCTTCTACAAGAGGGAATGATTGGTCTCTTAAAAGCTATTCGAGCTTATGATGAAGATAAAAACACATCTTTTAATACTTTCGCATCTCTTTGTATCAAACGACAAATTATAACCGCTATAAAAAACTACAATTCTGGTAAAAATAAAATTCTTAATCTTGCAACTAATGGTTTTTATGAGGGGGAAGAATCAAATATTTCCTATGAAAAAAAATCTTTGAATTTCTATACTCCAGAAGAGATTTTTTTAGGTAAAGAAAAATTAAATGCCTTAGGAGAATATTTGCAAAATAATTTAAGTAAAATGGAACAAAGTATATTTAAAGAAATGCTATTGGGGATAAATTATATCGAAATTGCTCAAAAAACAGGTAGAGAAGTCAAATCTATAGATAATACTATTCAAAGAATAAAAAAGAAACTAAAAGGATTCATTGAAGACTATGAAATCAATAATAATCATTTAGAGTAA
- a CDS encoding ABC-F family ATP-binding cassette domain-containing protein, which yields MIATSNLSMRFSGRKLFEDVNVKFTPGNCYGLIGANGAGKSTFVKILSGEIDPTEGDVIFDKNKRMAVLKQDHFAHENDEVLNVILMGHKKLWEIIEERNAIYSKEEFSDEDGMRAAELEGEFAELNGWEAETEAEMLLTGLGIGADLHHKLMQELSEPEKVKVLLAQALFGNPDVLLLDEPTNGLDIKATAWLENFLMNLEDTTVIVISHDRHFLNKVCTHIADIDYGKIKMYVGNYDFWYESNQLMQTLIANKNKKLEQKRAELQEFIARFSANASKSSQATSRKKQLEKLQLEDMQVSNRKYPFIEFKSDREAGNNMLKVENLTKTIDGVKILDNVSFTINTGDKVVFLSKNDIVKTTLLSILAGEMEADSGTYTWGVTTSQAYMPKDNSEFFENFEYDLIDWLRQFSPDQHDAFVRGFLGRMLFSGEEATKKAKVLSGGEKVRCMLSKMMLSGANVLLFDNPTDHLDLESITSLNKALMKFNGTILFGAHDHEFIQTVANRIIEITPNGLVDKLMEYDEYISDIDLQEKIEAMYK from the coding sequence ATGATCGCAACTAGTAATCTTAGTATGAGATTTTCTGGTAGAAAACTTTTCGAAGATGTAAACGTTAAATTTACACCAGGAAACTGTTACGGTTTAATTGGAGCCAACGGAGCCGGAAAATCTACTTTTGTTAAAATTCTTTCTGGAGAAATTGATCCTACAGAGGGAGATGTAATTTTTGATAAAAATAAAAGAATGGCTGTTTTAAAACAGGACCACTTTGCCCACGAAAATGATGAAGTTTTAAATGTTATCCTTATGGGTCATAAAAAACTTTGGGAAATTATAGAAGAAAGAAATGCTATCTATTCTAAAGAAGAGTTCTCTGATGAAGATGGAATGAGAGCTGCTGAACTTGAAGGAGAATTTGCAGAATTAAATGGATGGGAAGCTGAAACTGAAGCTGAAATGTTACTTACAGGATTAGGAATCGGTGCAGATTTACACCATAAATTAATGCAAGAATTAAGTGAGCCTGAAAAGGTTAAAGTTTTACTTGCTCAAGCTTTATTTGGAAATCCTGATGTACTACTTTTAGACGAGCCTACAAACGGTCTTGATATAAAAGCAACAGCTTGGTTAGAAAACTTCTTAATGAACTTAGAAGATACAACTGTTATAGTTATTTCCCACGACAGACACTTCTTAAACAAAGTTTGTACTCATATTGCTGATATTGACTATGGAAAAATTAAAATGTATGTTGGAAACTATGACTTCTGGTATGAGTCAAACCAATTAATGCAAACTTTAATTGCAAATAAAAATAAAAAATTAGAGCAAAAAAGAGCAGAATTACAAGAATTCATCGCTAGATTCAGTGCTAACGCATCTAAATCATCACAAGCAACTTCAAGAAAGAAACAATTAGAAAAACTTCAGCTTGAAGATATGCAAGTTTCAAATAGAAAATATCCATTTATCGAGTTCAAATCAGATAGAGAAGCTGGAAATAACATGTTAAAAGTTGAGAATTTAACTAAAACTATTGATGGAGTTAAAATTCTTGATAATGTATCATTTACAATTAACACAGGAGATAAAGTTGTTTTCCTTTCTAAAAATGATATAGTTAAAACTACATTACTTTCTATTCTTGCAGGAGAAATGGAAGCTGATTCTGGAACATATACTTGGGGAGTTACTACATCTCAAGCTTATATGCCAAAAGATAACTCTGAGTTTTTTGAAAACTTTGAATATGACTTAATCGATTGGTTAAGACAGTTTTCTCCTGATCAACACGATGCCTTTGTAAGAGGTTTCCTTGGAAGAATGCTATTCTCAGGAGAGGAAGCTACTAAGAAGGCTAAAGTTCTTTCTGGAGGAGAAAAAGTTAGATGTATGTTATCTAAAATGATGTTAAGTGGAGCTAACGTTTTATTATTCGATAATCCTACAGACCACTTAGACCTTGAGTCAATTACATCTTTAAACAAAGCTCTTATGAAATTCAATGGAACAATTTTATTTGGAGCTCATGACCACGAATTTATACAAACTGTTGCTAATAGAATAATCGAAATTACTCCTAATGGATTAGTTGATAAACTAATGGAATATGATGAGTATATTAGTGATATAGATCTTCAAGAAAAAATAGAAGCAATGTATAAATAA